The Osmerus eperlanus chromosome 25, fOsmEpe2.1, whole genome shotgun sequence genome contains a region encoding:
- the tcima gene encoding transcriptional and immune response regulator a: MSTYVSSDSSRVSPSVHGNKFDTAYRKKAVPNIFENVNQDSLMRLFQKTGDMKAEERVRSIFSFTQDPEETAKALMALKQRKKDKFLQIAGMVRHLLKLR; this comes from the coding sequence ATGTCTACCTACGTCTCATCCGACTCCAGCCGTGTCAGCCCTTCGGTTCATGGGAACAAATTTGACACCGCTTACCGCAAGAAAGCCGTGCCCAACATTTTCGAGAACGTCAACCAAGACTCACTGATGAGGCTGTTCCAGAAAACAGGGGACATGAaggcggaggagagggtgagaagcATCTTCTCCTTCACCCAAGACCCGGAGGAGACAGCCAAAGCCCTGATGGCGCTTAAGCAGCGAAAGAAGGACAAGTTCCTCCAGATTGCAGGCATGGTTCGCCACCTGCTCAAACTGCGTTGA